Proteins encoded together in one Deinococcus irradiatisoli window:
- a CDS encoding MFS transporter produces the protein MPSGWPAWPFGLIGALLFLNVYAPQSLLPVLARDFQVNAAEVGTVIGSTTLAMALFAPLAGVIADALGRRRVTLGAFGLLVLPSLLATQAQTLGALNLARFAQGLLIPLVMVAVSAYLAEEAPPARFARLLTAYVTGTIVGGFAGRLLSGVAEHAGNWHLAFALLALTNLLGLGAALLGMPAERRFTPQRRPLEALRLLLAHLHNPALVLTCAVGFLILFVLVSVFNTVTLRLADAPYSLGSGPIGLVFAVYLLGAVITPVTAPALARRGPRWALGAAVLTGLAGLSLTLARPLPLLVLGLALAACGVFLAQAAALSAVQQSIASGRSLANGLYNLAYYGGASVASVVAGLAYDWRGWNAVAALCMAALLTAGGVGRRGWRGLGVKS, from the coding sequence GTGCCGAGCGGCTGGCCCGCCTGGCCGTTCGGTCTGATCGGCGCGCTGCTGTTTCTCAACGTCTACGCGCCGCAGAGCCTGCTGCCGGTGCTGGCCCGTGACTTTCAGGTGAACGCGGCCGAGGTGGGCACGGTGATCGGCAGCACCACCCTGGCGATGGCGCTGTTCGCGCCGCTGGCGGGCGTCATTGCCGACGCGCTGGGCCGCCGCCGGGTCACGCTGGGGGCCTTCGGGCTGCTGGTCTTGCCAAGCCTGCTGGCGACCCAGGCGCAGACGCTCGGGGCGCTGAATCTGGCCCGCTTCGCCCAGGGTCTGCTGATTCCGCTGGTGATGGTGGCGGTGAGCGCCTACCTGGCCGAGGAGGCCCCGCCCGCCCGCTTTGCCCGCCTGCTGACCGCTTACGTCACCGGCACCATCGTGGGCGGCTTCGCCGGGCGGCTGCTGAGCGGCGTGGCCGAACACGCCGGCAACTGGCACCTGGCCTTCGCGTTGCTGGCCCTGACCAACCTGCTGGGCCTGGGCGCGGCGCTGCTGGGAATGCCCGCTGAGCGCCGGTTCACGCCGCAGCGCCGCCCGCTCGAAGCGCTTCGCCTGCTGCTGGCGCACCTGCACAATCCGGCCCTGGTGCTCACCTGCGCGGTGGGCTTTCTGATTCTGTTCGTGCTGGTGTCGGTGTTCAACACCGTGACCCTGCGGCTGGCCGACGCGCCGTACTCGCTGGGCAGCGGCCCAATCGGGTTGGTCTTCGCGGTGTACCTGCTCGGCGCGGTGATCACGCCGGTCACGGCTCCGGCGTTGGCGCGGCGCGGCCCGCGCTGGGCGCTGGGGGCCGCCGTGCTCACCGGATTGGCCGGCCTGAGCCTGACGCTGGCCCGGCCGCTGCCACTGCTGGTGCTGGGGCTGGCGCTGGCCGCCTGCGGGGTGTTCCTGGCCCAGGCGGCGGCGCTCAGCGCCGTACAGCAGAGCATTGCTAGCGGGCGCAGCCTCGCCAACGGGCTGTACAACCTCGCCTACTACGGCGGCGCGTCGGTCGCCAGTGTGGTGGCCGGGCTGGCCTACGACTGGCGCGGCTGGAACGCGGTGGCGGCGCTGTGCATGGCGGCGCTGCTGACGGCCGGCGGGGTGGGCCGGCGGGGCTGGCGCGGGCTGGGCGTCAAATCTTAG
- a CDS encoding SDR family NAD(P)-dependent oxidoreductase has protein sequence MQIDLQGHLALITGGSGQLGRVMCRTLAECGANVAVHYHRDESSAQAVVDAARQLGVQAMKVQADVTQAADVERMRSEVQDELGAPDILVNNAVIQYAWTTVLEQPLADYESQFRSTVLHNVLMAQTFVPAMIERRWGRFIGINTECAMQAAPSQSAYVAGKRGMDGVLRVLAREIGEHQITVNQVAPGWMISQDHPDSEAADPYKAGVPLRRRGTDQDIANLVAYLASDLANFISGQYISVSGGNVMPTI, from the coding sequence ATGCAGATTGATCTTCAGGGGCACCTCGCCCTCATTACCGGCGGTTCAGGACAGCTCGGGCGGGTGATGTGCCGCACGCTGGCCGAATGCGGGGCCAATGTGGCGGTGCATTACCACCGGGACGAGTCCAGCGCGCAGGCGGTGGTGGACGCGGCCCGGCAGCTCGGCGTGCAGGCCATGAAAGTGCAGGCCGACGTGACCCAGGCCGCCGACGTGGAGCGGATGCGTTCGGAGGTGCAAGACGAACTCGGCGCGCCGGACATCCTGGTCAACAACGCGGTGATCCAGTACGCCTGGACCACGGTGCTGGAGCAGCCGCTGGCCGATTACGAAAGCCAGTTCCGCTCGACGGTGCTGCACAACGTCCTGATGGCCCAGACGTTCGTGCCAGCCATGATCGAACGGCGCTGGGGACGCTTCATCGGCATCAACACCGAGTGCGCCATGCAGGCCGCACCGAGCCAGAGCGCCTACGTGGCCGGCAAGCGCGGCATGGACGGGGTGCTGCGGGTGCTGGCCCGCGAAATCGGCGAACACCAGATCACCGTCAACCAGGTGGCGCCGGGGTGGATGATCAGCCAGGACCACCCCGACAGCGAGGCCGCCGACCCCTACAAGGCCGGGGTGCCGCTGCGCCGGCGCGGCACCGATCAGGACATCGCCAATCTGGTGGCCTATCTGGCGTCCGATCTGGCGAACTTCATTTCCGGGCAGTACATCTCGGTGTCGGGCGGCAACGTGATGCCGACCATCTGA
- the dnaK gene encoding molecular chaperone DnaK, whose product MPKAVGIDLGTTNSVIAVMEGGRPEVIVNAEGARTTPSVVAYKGDERLVGQIARRQAALNPQATLFEVKRFIGRRWDEVSEEAARSPFKVKEGPGGSVRIEVGGKDVAPEQVSAEVLRKLVSDASAKLGEKIKDVVITVPAYFDNSQREATRQAGEIAGLNVLRVINEPTAAALAYGLERKGNETVLVFDLGGGTFDVTILELGDGVFEVKSTSGDTHLGGADFDQRIVNWLSDEFKKEHNFDLRKDPQALQRLIEAAEKAKIELSNASDTTISLPFITFDPETRTPLHLERTLSRAKFEELTGDLLKRVREPVQRALSDAKLDASKIDEVILVGGSTRIPAVKRIVKELTGKEPNESVNPDEAVALGAAVQAGIIQGDSSLGDIVLVDVTPLTMGVEVKGGMIAPMITRNTTVPAKKTEIYTTAENNQPGVEINVLQGERPMAADNKSLGRFKLEGIPPMRAGQPQIEVTFDIDANGILHVTAKEKTSGKEASIRIENTTTLDKGDVDRMVREAEQNAEADRQRREKVEKRNALDSLRVQALQQIEENEGAGQGAKDKLKAAADAAEEAIRQDDDSKIADAQKALEEELRTFMTAAQSQQAAPQGSEGAAGTRAEDDVIDADFKPAE is encoded by the coding sequence ATGCCAAAAGCAGTCGGAATTGATTTGGGAACCACCAACAGCGTCATCGCCGTCATGGAAGGCGGACGCCCCGAAGTGATCGTCAACGCCGAGGGTGCGCGCACCACCCCCTCGGTCGTCGCCTACAAGGGTGACGAGCGTCTGGTGGGCCAGATCGCCCGCCGTCAGGCCGCGCTCAACCCGCAGGCCACCCTCTTCGAAGTCAAGCGCTTCATCGGCCGCCGCTGGGACGAAGTCAGCGAAGAAGCCGCCCGCAGCCCCTTCAAGGTCAAAGAAGGCCCCGGCGGCAGCGTGCGCATCGAAGTCGGCGGCAAGGACGTGGCGCCGGAGCAGGTCAGCGCCGAAGTGCTGCGCAAACTGGTGAGCGACGCCTCGGCCAAGCTCGGCGAGAAGATCAAGGACGTGGTCATCACCGTGCCGGCCTACTTTGACAACTCGCAGCGCGAAGCCACCCGGCAGGCCGGCGAGATCGCGGGCCTGAACGTGCTGCGCGTGATCAACGAGCCCACTGCCGCTGCACTGGCCTACGGCCTGGAGCGCAAGGGCAACGAAACCGTGCTGGTGTTCGACCTGGGCGGCGGCACCTTCGACGTGACCATCCTGGAACTCGGCGACGGCGTCTTCGAAGTCAAGTCGACTTCCGGCGACACCCACCTGGGCGGCGCGGACTTCGACCAGCGCATCGTCAACTGGCTCTCGGACGAGTTCAAGAAAGAGCACAACTTCGACCTGCGCAAGGACCCGCAGGCCCTGCAACGCCTGATCGAAGCAGCCGAAAAAGCCAAGATCGAACTCAGCAACGCCTCGGACACCACCATCAGCTTGCCGTTCATTACCTTCGACCCGGAAACCCGCACCCCGCTGCACCTGGAGCGTACCCTGTCGCGCGCCAAGTTCGAGGAACTCACCGGTGACCTCCTCAAGCGCGTGCGCGAGCCGGTCCAGCGCGCCCTGAGCGACGCCAAGCTCGACGCCTCCAAGATCGACGAAGTGATTCTGGTGGGCGGCAGCACCCGTATCCCGGCGGTCAAGCGCATCGTCAAGGAACTCACCGGCAAGGAGCCCAACGAATCGGTCAACCCCGACGAAGCGGTGGCACTCGGCGCGGCGGTGCAGGCCGGCATCATCCAGGGCGACAGCAGCCTGGGCGACATCGTGCTGGTGGACGTGACCCCGCTGACCATGGGCGTGGAGGTCAAGGGCGGCATGATCGCGCCGATGATCACCCGCAACACCACCGTCCCGGCCAAGAAGACCGAAATCTACACCACCGCCGAGAACAACCAGCCGGGCGTGGAGATCAACGTGCTGCAGGGCGAGCGCCCGATGGCCGCCGACAACAAGTCGCTCGGACGCTTCAAGCTCGAAGGCATTCCGCCGATGCGCGCCGGACAGCCGCAGATCGAAGTGACCTTCGACATCGACGCCAACGGCATTTTGCACGTCACTGCCAAGGAAAAGACCAGCGGCAAGGAAGCCAGCATCCGCATCGAGAACACCACCACCCTGGATAAGGGCGACGTGGACCGGATGGTGCGCGAGGCCGAGCAGAACGCCGAGGCCGACCGTCAGCGCCGCGAGAAGGTCGAGAAGCGCAACGCCCTCGATTCGCTGCGTGTACAGGCGCTGCAGCAGATCGAGGAAAACGAAGGCGCCGGCCAGGGTGCCAAGGACAAGCTCAAGGCCGCTGCCGACGCCGCCGAGGAAGCCATCCGCCAGGATGACGACAGCAAGATCGCTGACGCTCAGAAGGCCCTGGAAGAAGAGCTGCGCACCTTCATGACCGCCGCGCAAAGCCAGCAGGCCGCGCCGCAGGGCAGCGAAGGCGCCGCCGGCACCCGCGCCGAGGACGACGTGATCGACGCGGACTTCAAGCCCGCCGAGTAA
- the lpdA gene encoding dihydrolipoyl dehydrogenase — translation MTNNMDFDVLVIGAGPGGYHAAIRAAQLGLKVACVEKEYLGGVCLNVGCIPTKALLHAGDELAASKHASEFGLTFADTKLDIGKLNKWKEGIVTKLTGGVGGLFKANKVTHLVGEASFVDAHTLKVGDKTYRAANFIIATGSEPARLPGLDVDQSSIVDSTGALVVPDPLPARMLCVGGGVIGFEFAHIYNNLGSKVKIIEFLPNVIPGADAGAVAAFRKAMEKQGIEVQTQTKANKAEKQPDGTLKVELEDVKTGEKRSETYDRVLVAVGRRPRSAGLNLEGLGIATERGFITVNSRMQTNVPHIYAIGDVAGNPMLAHKAMKEGLVAAEVIAGEPAEMDPVAIPGVVYTSPELAWVGLTEEEAKAKGYKIKTGQFPFAASGRAMTLQSTEGFVKMITEEGSDLVLGVHIVGPHASDMLGEASLGLEMAATASDIALTIHAHPTLGESVLEAAEAVHKQAIHIVNR, via the coding sequence ATGACCAACAACATGGATTTTGACGTGCTGGTGATCGGTGCCGGACCCGGCGGGTATCACGCCGCCATCCGCGCCGCGCAGCTGGGGCTCAAGGTGGCGTGCGTGGAGAAGGAGTACCTCGGCGGGGTGTGCCTCAACGTGGGCTGCATTCCCACCAAGGCGCTCTTGCACGCGGGTGACGAACTGGCCGCCAGCAAACACGCCTCGGAATTCGGCCTGACCTTCGCCGACACCAAGCTCGACATCGGCAAGCTCAACAAATGGAAAGAAGGCATCGTCACCAAGCTGACCGGCGGGGTGGGCGGGCTGTTCAAGGCCAACAAGGTCACCCACCTGGTGGGCGAGGCCAGCTTCGTGGATGCCCACACCCTCAAGGTCGGCGACAAGACCTACCGAGCGGCCAACTTCATCATCGCCACCGGCTCGGAACCGGCCCGCTTGCCGGGGCTGGACGTGGACCAGAGCAGCATCGTGGACAGCACCGGCGCACTGGTGGTGCCGGACCCTCTTCCGGCGCGGATGCTGTGCGTGGGCGGCGGCGTGATCGGCTTCGAATTCGCGCATATCTACAACAACCTGGGCAGCAAGGTCAAAATCATCGAGTTCCTGCCGAACGTGATTCCGGGGGCCGACGCGGGCGCGGTGGCCGCGTTTCGCAAGGCGATGGAAAAACAGGGCATCGAGGTGCAGACCCAGACCAAGGCCAATAAGGCCGAGAAGCAGCCGGACGGCACCCTCAAGGTGGAACTCGAAGACGTCAAAACCGGCGAGAAGCGCAGCGAGACCTACGACCGGGTGCTGGTCGCGGTGGGCCGCCGTCCGCGCAGCGCCGGGCTGAACCTCGAAGGGCTGGGCATCGCCACCGAGCGCGGCTTCATCACCGTCAACAGCAGGATGCAGACCAACGTACCGCACATCTACGCCATCGGCGACGTGGCCGGCAACCCGATGCTGGCGCACAAGGCCATGAAAGAAGGGCTGGTGGCCGCCGAGGTGATCGCCGGAGAACCGGCCGAGATGGATCCGGTGGCGATTCCCGGCGTCGTGTACACCTCGCCGGAACTCGCCTGGGTGGGCCTCACCGAGGAAGAAGCCAAGGCCAAGGGCTACAAGATCAAGACCGGGCAGTTTCCCTTCGCCGCTTCAGGCCGGGCCATGACCCTGCAGTCCACCGAGGGCTTCGTCAAGATGATCACCGAGGAAGGCAGCGACCTGGTGCTGGGCGTGCACATCGTGGGACCCCACGCCTCGGACATGCTCGGCGAGGCCAGCCTGGGCCTGGAAATGGCCGCCACCGCCAGCGACATCGCCCTGACGATCCACGCCCACCCCACCCTCGGCGAGAGCGTGCTGGAAGCGGCCGAAGCGGTACACAAGCAGGCCATTCACATCGTCAACCGCTGA
- a CDS encoding DnaJ C-terminal domain-containing protein has translation MAYKDYYDVLGVTRSASEGDIKSAYRKLAKQYHPDKNPGDDKAAGRFKEIGEAYAVLSDAEKRKLYDQYGHAGQVPPGAWSGAGPAGGGFSSADFGGVDASQFSDFFQGLFGQQGRGGFRGGGGQVNLDDLMSGMGGGRRFVQNVEGELQVTLQEAFSGSEEVIQVEGKRLTVRIPAGTRDGARLRLAGQGPGGGDVLLTIRVLEDGKFDLEGNDLTTSVDVPVDVAALGGSVRVPTMKGDVTLNIPQGTSGGRRMRLKGQGWPGKSGAGDLYVKLNLVLPTQLSAEEKQLYEQLRSLRQA, from the coding sequence ATGGCATACAAAGACTATTACGACGTCCTCGGCGTCACGCGCAGCGCTTCCGAGGGTGACATCAAAAGCGCCTACCGCAAGCTCGCCAAGCAGTACCACCCCGACAAGAACCCGGGCGACGACAAAGCCGCTGGCCGTTTCAAGGAAATCGGCGAGGCCTACGCGGTGCTGTCCGACGCCGAGAAACGCAAACTCTACGACCAGTACGGCCACGCCGGACAGGTGCCGCCGGGGGCCTGGAGCGGCGCGGGCCCGGCCGGTGGCGGCTTCTCCAGCGCGGACTTCGGCGGCGTGGACGCCTCGCAGTTCAGCGACTTCTTCCAGGGCCTCTTCGGGCAGCAGGGGCGCGGCGGCTTTCGGGGCGGCGGCGGTCAGGTCAACCTCGATGACCTGATGTCGGGCATGGGCGGCGGGCGCCGCTTCGTGCAGAACGTGGAGGGCGAGTTGCAGGTCACCTTGCAGGAAGCCTTCAGCGGCTCGGAAGAAGTCATTCAGGTGGAAGGCAAGCGCCTGACGGTGCGCATCCCCGCCGGCACCCGCGACGGCGCACGGCTGCGGCTGGCTGGTCAGGGGCCCGGCGGCGGCGACGTGCTGCTGACCATCCGGGTGCTCGAAGACGGCAAGTTCGACCTCGAAGGCAACGACCTGACCACCAGCGTGGACGTGCCGGTGGACGTGGCGGCCCTGGGCGGCAGCGTGCGGGTGCCCACCATGAAAGGCGACGTGACCCTCAACATTCCCCAGGGCACCAGCGGCGGGCGGCGCATGCGCCTCAAAGGCCAGGGCTGGCCCGGCAAGTCCGGCGCGGGCGACCTCTACGTCAAGCTCAACCTGGTGCTGCCCACCCAGCTCAGCGCCGAGGAAAAGCAGCTCTACGAGCAGTTGCGCTCGCTGCGGCAAGCTTAA
- a CDS encoding acyl-CoA thioesterase: MTPPLAALDFSGAHWCDIQLRFSDTDQMGHINNAAYAVFLESARLALTASVGLSGLKVVLARLELDYRREVKLGQQVQVATVVTGLGGSSWSYASRILADGEVALEARSVQVQVGPDMRPRPLSESTRTALSTYLARELTGAAP; the protein is encoded by the coding sequence ATGACCCCTCCCCTCGCCGCCCTCGACTTCTCCGGCGCCCACTGGTGTGACATTCAGCTGCGCTTTTCCGACACCGATCAGATGGGCCACATCAACAACGCCGCCTATGCCGTGTTTCTGGAATCGGCGCGGCTGGCCCTCACCGCCTCGGTGGGGCTCAGCGGCCTGAAGGTGGTACTGGCCCGCCTGGAACTCGATTACCGCCGTGAAGTCAAGCTCGGCCAGCAGGTGCAGGTCGCCACCGTGGTCACCGGGCTGGGAGGAAGCAGCTGGTCGTACGCCTCACGCATCCTGGCCGACGGCGAGGTGGCGCTCGAAGCCCGCAGCGTGCAGGTGCAGGTCGGCCCCGACATGCGCCCGCGCCCGCTGAGCGAGTCCACCCGGACGGCCCTCTCGACGTATCTGGCGCGTGAACTGACAGGAGCGGCGCCGTGA
- the ftsH gene encoding ATP-dependent zinc metalloprotease FtsH, translated as MKRVVWPLWLLGAALLLLAVISLTMPRPAQSSLGLDQFQGALARGEVQSLTIEYEDNTAALEGVLKNGTLFTSRSLSSDPLLNLESLQRRGVNVTIAQPGKFNWITALSTLLTVALIVVLLVTLLRNRGSQSSDPANSFGKSKANVFQEGQVKVNFGDVAGCDEAKQDLSEVVDFLKHPEKYHALGARIPHGILLVGPPGSGKTLLARAVAGEAKVPYFSISGSDFVEMFVGVGAARVRDLFEQARKASPCIVFIDEIDAVGRKRGSGMQGGNDEREQTLNQLLVEMDGFGTQHDVIILAATNRPDVLDAALLRPGRFDRQVVVDAPDVKGRETILRIHARKKPLDPSVDLNAVARRTPGMVGADLENLLNEAALGAAREQRSRITNRDIDEARDRVLMGPERRSMVIGEKDRRVTAYHEVGHALAAQLLPHADRVHKLTVVPRGRALGAALYTPEDRMHHTQASLLDRIAVALAGHAAEDVALGAVTTGAQNDFQQATNIARKMVTEWGMSRIGNIALQQDGGYLGLPGERGPYSEDTAERIDEEIRRIIGEQYSLVHALLSEHVHQMHRLVDALIIHETLNAEQFATVLAGGTLEDPEPGSAAATELPAVGTLKPGGV; from the coding sequence ATGAAACGCGTGGTCTGGCCTCTCTGGTTGCTCGGCGCGGCCCTTCTCCTCCTGGCGGTCATCAGCCTGACCATGCCGCGTCCGGCGCAGTCGTCGCTGGGCCTCGACCAGTTTCAGGGCGCCCTGGCGCGTGGAGAAGTGCAGTCGCTGACCATCGAGTACGAGGACAACACCGCCGCCCTGGAAGGCGTGCTGAAAAACGGTACTCTGTTCACCAGCCGCAGCCTCAGCAGCGACCCGTTGCTCAACCTGGAAAGTCTGCAACGGCGCGGCGTCAACGTCACCATCGCGCAGCCGGGCAAGTTCAACTGGATCACAGCGCTCAGCACCCTGCTGACGGTGGCCCTGATCGTGGTGCTGCTGGTGACCCTGCTGAGAAACCGGGGCAGCCAGAGCAGCGACCCGGCCAATTCGTTTGGGAAATCGAAGGCGAACGTGTTCCAGGAAGGGCAGGTGAAGGTGAACTTCGGGGACGTGGCGGGGTGCGACGAGGCCAAGCAGGACCTGAGCGAGGTGGTGGACTTCCTCAAGCACCCCGAGAAGTACCACGCCCTGGGCGCCCGCATTCCCCACGGCATCCTGCTCGTCGGTCCCCCCGGTTCCGGCAAGACCCTGCTCGCCCGCGCCGTCGCGGGCGAGGCCAAGGTGCCGTATTTCTCGATCAGTGGTTCGGACTTCGTGGAGATGTTCGTCGGCGTAGGCGCCGCCCGCGTGCGTGATTTGTTTGAGCAGGCCCGCAAGGCCTCACCCTGCATCGTCTTCATCGACGAGATCGACGCGGTGGGACGCAAGCGCGGCTCGGGCATGCAGGGCGGCAACGACGAGCGCGAACAGACCCTCAACCAGCTGCTGGTGGAGATGGACGGCTTCGGCACCCAGCACGACGTGATCATCCTGGCCGCCACCAACCGCCCGGATGTCCTGGACGCTGCGCTGCTGCGTCCAGGCCGCTTCGACCGTCAGGTGGTGGTCGACGCCCCCGACGTCAAGGGCAGAGAAACCATCCTCAGGATTCACGCCCGCAAGAAGCCGCTCGATCCCAGCGTGGATCTCAACGCTGTGGCAAGGCGCACCCCCGGCATGGTCGGGGCTGATCTAGAAAACCTGCTCAACGAGGCCGCGCTCGGCGCGGCCCGTGAACAGCGCAGCCGCATCACCAACCGCGACATCGACGAAGCCCGCGACCGGGTGCTGATGGGGCCCGAGCGCCGCAGCATGGTCATCGGCGAGAAGGACCGCCGCGTCACCGCCTACCACGAAGTCGGCCACGCCCTGGCCGCCCAACTCCTCCCCCACGCCGACCGCGTTCACAAGCTCACCGTCGTTCCCCGTGGAAGGGCGCTGGGTGCGGCGCTGTACACCCCGGAAGACCGCATGCACCATACCCAGGCGTCGCTGCTCGACCGTATCGCGGTGGCGCTGGCCGGGCACGCCGCCGAGGACGTGGCGCTGGGCGCGGTGACCACCGGCGCGCAGAACGACTTTCAGCAGGCCACCAACATCGCCCGCAAGATGGTCACCGAGTGGGGCATGAGCCGGATCGGGAACATCGCCCTGCAGCAGGATGGCGGCTACCTGGGCCTGCCCGGCGAACGCGGTCCCTACAGCGAGGACACCGCCGAGCGCATCGACGAGGAAATCCGGCGCATCATCGGCGAGCAGTACAGCCTGGTTCACGCGCTGCTCAGCGAGCACGTTCACCAGATGCACCGGCTGGTCGACGCGCTGATCATTCACGAAACGCTCAACGCCGAGCAGTTCGCCACGGTGCTGGCCGGCGGCACGCTGGAGGACCCCGAGCCGGGCAGCGCCGCCGCCACCGAGTTGCCGGCGGTGGGCACCCTCAAGCCCGGCGGCGTCTAG
- a CDS encoding serine hydrolase domain-containing protein produces the protein MPSPLPWPTAAPSVAGLDPAGLDRAEADLLAHFPDATSLLVARRGQLVFERYFGIGADEPQDTQSVTKSLVSLLTGMLVERGRLDVDRPVLAYLPHDPAGLGDARWPAVTVRHLLGMTSGLPSELTDPAYDDAWYFSADPLKFTLAQPLLAEPGQVFHYSNAGVHLLGAVLAEVAREPLAALMQRALLTPLGIGTHPWPTDPQGRAWGSGGLFLTPREMLAVGQLALQHGQWQGQPLVPAVWLARSTRPRRPGYLFMEGLLTYGWLWWQPGPDEPAGFYATGYGGQYIAVFPALELVVAMTGRVSGHPNHRRIIPELAAQALQ, from the coding sequence ATGCCTTCTCCCCTGCCCTGGCCCACCGCGGCCCCGAGCGTCGCCGGTCTCGATCCAGCTGGGCTGGACCGTGCTGAAGCGGACCTCCTCGCCCATTTCCCCGACGCGACCAGCTTGCTGGTGGCCCGGCGCGGTCAGCTGGTGTTCGAGCGGTACTTCGGCATCGGGGCGGACGAGCCGCAGGACACCCAGTCGGTCACCAAGAGCCTGGTGTCGCTGCTGACCGGCATGCTGGTCGAACGCGGCCGGCTGGACGTGGACCGGCCGGTGCTGGCCTATCTGCCGCACGACCCGGCCGGGCTCGGCGACGCCCGCTGGCCCGCCGTGACGGTGCGCCACCTGCTGGGCATGACTTCCGGTCTGCCGTCCGAACTTACCGACCCCGCCTACGACGACGCCTGGTATTTCAGCGCCGACCCGCTGAAATTCACGCTGGCCCAGCCGCTGCTGGCCGAGCCGGGCCAGGTCTTTCACTACTCGAATGCCGGGGTCCACCTGCTCGGCGCCGTGCTGGCTGAAGTGGCCCGAGAGCCGCTGGCTGCCCTGATGCAGCGCGCCCTGCTGACGCCGCTGGGCATCGGCACCCACCCCTGGCCGACCGACCCGCAGGGCCGGGCCTGGGGCTCGGGCGGCCTGTTTCTGACCCCGCGCGAGATGCTGGCGGTGGGGCAGCTGGCCTTACAGCACGGCCAGTGGCAGGGCCAGCCGCTCGTGCCGGCGGTCTGGCTGGCCCGCTCCACCCGGCCCCGGCGTCCCGGCTACCTGTTCATGGAGGGGCTGCTGACCTACGGCTGGCTGTGGTGGCAGCCGGGACCGGACGAACCGGCGGGGTTCTACGCCACCGGCTACGGTGGGCAGTACATCGCCGTGTTTCCCGCGCTGGAGCTGGTGGTGGCGATGACCGGTCGGGTGTCCGGGCATCCCAACCACCGCCGGATCATTCCTGAACTGGCGGCGCAGGCTTTGCAGTGA
- a CDS encoding nucleotide exchange factor GrpE: MTKDNTPDNAENLKFEPDTQEQDAETVPAQGSDAELLDEENEGEGSFPDMDENMFAQVQEMMSKMEKADELEKENADLRGRLGRLAADFESYRRRTQEDVSAAESSGKAKAAEALMPVYDDLDRALMMGSGDPAKLIPGVQAVQATVLRVFAQLGLEATGKQGEHFDPQWHEALQVLPGDQDDTIAQVYQLGFKMGDKLVRPARVAVHKKS, translated from the coding sequence ATGACCAAAGACAACACCCCCGACAATGCCGAGAACCTGAAGTTCGAGCCCGACACCCAGGAGCAGGACGCCGAGACCGTGCCCGCGCAGGGCAGCGACGCCGAACTGCTCGACGAAGAAAACGAGGGCGAGGGCAGCTTTCCCGACATGGACGAGAATATGTTCGCCCAGGTGCAGGAAATGATGTCCAAAATGGAAAAAGCCGACGAACTCGAGAAGGAGAACGCCGACCTGAGGGGCCGATTGGGCCGCCTGGCCGCCGATTTCGAGAGCTACCGCCGCCGCACCCAGGAAGACGTGAGCGCCGCCGAGAGCAGCGGCAAGGCCAAGGCCGCCGAAGCGCTGATGCCGGTCTACGACGACCTCGACCGCGCCCTGATGATGGGCAGCGGCGATCCGGCCAAGCTGATTCCCGGCGTGCAGGCGGTGCAGGCCACCGTGCTGCGGGTGTTCGCGCAACTCGGCCTGGAAGCCACCGGCAAACAAGGCGAGCACTTCGATCCGCAGTGGCACGAAGCCCTGCAGGTGCTTCCCGGCGACCAGGACGACACTATCGCGCAGGTGTACCAGCTGGGTTTCAAGATGGGCGACAAGCTGGTGCGCCCGGCGCGGGTGGCCGTTCACAAGAAGAGCTGA
- a CDS encoding cell division protein FtsB gives MKFRLPHWEEVRRLPLTMMIASLLAALGIVQMSFLLGQGVYRYVTWTQQTGVALAQEAQLKQDVEILQVAKAKASDPEYMNALARCIGYVGKNERVVVAQSAQDNPGANGGNCDPVRLP, from the coding sequence ATGAAGTTCCGTTTGCCGCACTGGGAGGAAGTGCGCCGCCTGCCACTGACCATGATGATCGCCAGTCTGCTCGCGGCGCTGGGCATCGTGCAGATGAGTTTTCTGCTGGGTCAGGGGGTCTACCGCTACGTGACCTGGACGCAGCAGACCGGCGTCGCGCTGGCGCAGGAAGCGCAGCTCAAGCAGGACGTGGAGATTTTGCAGGTCGCCAAGGCCAAGGCCAGCGATCCCGAGTACATGAACGCGCTGGCGCGCTGCATCGGCTACGTCGGCAAAAACGAGCGGGTGGTGGTGGCCCAGAGCGCCCAGGACAATCCGGGCGCCAATGGCGGCAACTGCGACCCGGTGCGGCTGCCTTAA